In Sphingobacterium sp. R2, the genomic stretch TTCCGGGAGCACGGGTAGGTGTTGCACATGGCCAACTTGAAGGCGATGAGCTTGAGGATGTGATGCTCAAGTTTATCAACCATGATTTCGATGTCTTAATTGCAACTACGATTATTGAAGCGGGTCTTGATATTCCAAATGCCAATACGATCATTATCAATCACGCGCATATGTTTGGCCTGAGCGATCTACACCAAATGCGCGGTCGGGTTGGTCGTTCCAATAAAAAGGCCTTCTGTTATTTACTAAGTCCGCCATTGTCGACTTTAACGTCGGAAGCCTATAAACGACTTTCGGCAATAGAAGAGTTTTCGGAACTGGGCTCTGGATTTAATGTTGCCATGCGCGATCTGGATATACGTGGTTCAGGAAACCTCCTAGGCGGTGAACAATCGGGTTTTATTGCCGAAATTGGTTTTGAAATGTATCATAAAATCTTAGACGAGGCAATTCAAGAACTTAAAGAAGACGAATTTTCGGAAGTATTCGCCGATGAAAAAGAACGAAAATATGTGTCCTTTACACAGATTGATACCGACCTCGAGGTATTAATTCCCGACGAATATGTGACAAGTATTACGGAGCGATATAATCTGTATACCGAACTGTCCAAACTGGAAAACGAGCAGCAATTGACAGCCTTTGAGCAGGAGCTTGAAGATCGCTTTGGTCCTATTCCACGTGAAGTATTTGAATTATTCAATACACTCCGTTTGCAGTGGTTTGGTAAAACGATCGGCTTCGAAAAAATAGCTTACAAAAAACAGACGCTGAAAGCTTACTTTGTCAGTAATCCTAAATCAAGCTACTTTGAGTCAGACCAATTTGGCCGCGTATTGTCTTTTGTACAAAACCATCCAGAGATCAGCAACTTGAAAGAAGTTAAAGGCCAGCTCCGTTTGGCGTTGAACAATGTGAATACCATTGGATATGCACTGAACCTCTTGAGAGAAATGTTATAAGATATTTAAATCTCCAAGGTATAAATAAAATCTACTCCTTCTGTAGATTTTATTTATATTTGGTGTGCAGGAAACGCCTTATTCATTCCGACTAGCACCAAAAGTACTTCCACACAAATGGAAATTTACTTACGCTCGCTATTGAGGAATCTTCGTATGGAGGATTAAGGCATCATAAGCATCAATAAACACCATTAGCATGACAAGCAATACTGAAACGATCCTCGTTCATGAAGGACAGCAATTCAACCAGACATCTGCAGTAACCACTCCAATCTATCAGACATCAACCTACGTTGCAGACCCAGATCCAATGGAGTATATTAAAGCCGCTACCGAACCAAAGCATCCTTATTTTTATCATCGCCATGGCAATCCAACGAATAGTCAAGTGGCTACCATCTTAGCGAAGTTGGAAAAAACAGAGGATGCACTGGTATTTGCAACTGGTATGGCAGCGATCAGTACGGCCATATTGGCTATCGTTAAATCGGGAGATCATATTGTCGCACAACACGCACATTATTCCGGAACGGCTATTTTCTTTAAGGAATTCTTAACGGATTACGGCATTGCAGTTACTGCTGTGGATCAAACGGATATTTCAGCTTTTGAAAATGCCATTCAGACAAATACCAAGCTGATATATATAGAGACTCCATCCAATCCCAATCTCTATATCACTGATCTCAAAGCGATCGGAGAACTCGCCAAAAAGTATGGGATTCAGAGCATGGTCGATAATACCTTTGCGTCCCCCATTAACCAAACACCAACAGATTTTGGAATTGATGTGGTTATCCATAGCGCTACGAAATATTTGGGCGGACATAGCGATCTCACTGCAGGTATCGTATGTGGCACGCGAGACTATATTGCGGGTGTATGGAAACGGTCTGTCGCTTTAGGTGCATCACTTGCACCGCTTGACTCGTGGTTATTGTTACGCGGATTGAAAACGCTAAGTCTACGGGTCAAACAGATCAATACAAATGCGATGAAGCTGGCCGAATTTTTGGATCAACATCCAAAAATCAAAAAAGTCAGTTACCCTGGATTACCCAATCATCCACAACATGAGCTTGCAGCGCAACAGATGAAAGGCTTTTCGGGCATGCTTTGCATTGATGTCGAGGGTAAAGATGAGGAGGAGGCA encodes the following:
- a CDS encoding PLP-dependent aspartate aminotransferase family protein, translating into MTSNTETILVHEGQQFNQTSAVTTPIYQTSTYVADPDPMEYIKAATEPKHPYFYHRHGNPTNSQVATILAKLEKTEDALVFATGMAAISTAILAIVKSGDHIVAQHAHYSGTAIFFKEFLTDYGIAVTAVDQTDISAFENAIQTNTKLIYIETPSNPNLYITDLKAIGELAKKYGIQSMVDNTFASPINQTPTDFGIDVVIHSATKYLGGHSDLTAGIVCGTRDYIAGVWKRSVALGASLAPLDSWLLLRGLKTLSLRVKQINTNAMKLAEFLDQHPKIKKVSYPGLPNHPQHELAAQQMKGFSGMLCIDVEGKDEEEAFLNAQKLINGLQIFINAASLGGVESLIVHPASMWGRHHTKEQKEASGITLGMLRISVGIEHIDDLIADLKQALDQIN